TTAGCTTCCTGATCAAGCCACAGAATGCAGGGACCTTTGATGAAAAACAGCAAGCGAGCTTTGTAAACATGCTTTCTGGTGAAAATTTCACCATTCCAGATGGGATTAATTTTGTGGCCTCTGCGCAAATCGTCACACCTGCAGTAGTCCATGTGAAAAGCCAAGTTGCATTTACGCCTCGCTCCCAACGTGACCCGATTCAAGAATTCTTTGGGATTCCTGATCCCAGAGGTCAGCAAGGTCCTAGAGGTGGGGATATGCCAATTAGTTCTGGATCTGGTGTTATTATTTCTCCTGACGGATATATCGTGACCAATAATCACGTAATCGATGGGGCTACCAAAGTGGATATTTCATTGGAGAACAATAAACGCTACGAGGCGACCGTCATCGGAACAGATCCGACGACAGATTTGGCATTGTTGAAGATCGAAGCGAATAATCTTCCATTTGTGAAGTTTGGTGATTCTGACCAAACCAAAATCGGAGAGTGGGTATTGGCTGTTGGGAATCCATTTGATCTCAATTCAACCGTCACTGCAGGTATCATTTCTGCAAAAGCCAGAAATATCGGAATCCTCAGAGATGTAGAAAACAACCTTCAAATCGAATCTTTCCTTCAGACTGACGCAGTAGTTAATCCAGGTAACTCTGGAGGAGCTTTGGTGAATTTGGCTGGGGAGCTTATCGGGATCAATACAGCAATTGCGACACGTACAGGCACATTCTCAGGATATTCCTTCGCGGTACCAAGTACCTTGGTCAAGAAAGTGATGGATGACTTGATGAAGTACGGGGCTGTTCAACGAGGTTTGCTCGGGGTCAATATTCAAACAGTAAGCCCGGAATTGGCGGATATTTTGGATAAAAAATTCCCTGTGGAGCAAGGTGTTTACATCGGAGGAGTTAATGAGAATTCTGCGGGTAAAGAAGCCGGTCTCAAGGAAGGTGATATCATCATCGGAGTGGATGGAAAAGTAGTGAATAGCGTGGCGATGCTTCAGGAGCTTGTCGCTAGAAAACGTCCAGGAGATAAAGTGGAAGTAGAATATATCAGGGAGGGAAAAACATCCAAAGTGACTGCTACTTTGAAAAACTTCTCTGGTGACACGAATATTGTCAAGCGTGAAGTTCCTAAATCGTACACCTTTGAAGGCGTTCAATTTGAAGATCTCAAAGAAGATCAAAAAGAACAGCTCGAAATTTCAGGAGGAGCGGTTATCAAAATGAATGGTAATGATACTTGGAGAAGAGCAGGAGCACGAAATGGATTTATCATTACTTCCGTCATCGGAGATCGTGGACGAGCCAAGATTAATAATTCTCAGGAACTGATCGATTACCTCAGTGATAATTCAGGTCAGGAGATTGTAGTGTTGGGCATGTTCCCAGATGGCACGGAGTACTATTTCGAAATCCAATTGGATTAATTGCGATTTAAATAATCATTTAGTGGGGCCGAAGAAATTCGGCCCTTTTTAGTTTGTTTTTTTCTTAACTTAAGATTTCACTCAACCCAAAATGCCATGAACAAAAGCATTCGCTTGCTCTTGATTATTCTACTCCTTGGTCAAGGACAGACGTTCTCCCAAGTTTTAACTCAAGCTGGGAACACCCCAGTGCCGGGGATCAACAAAGATCGTGTGTCTCGAATAGATGCTATGCTTGAGGAAGCGATCGCAAAAGAACAGGTTCCTGGCGTGGTTGCAATGATTGTGAAAGATGGTAAAATCATCTACCATGAAGCCAAAGGGTTTGCCGATGTGGAAAGCGGTAAACGAATGGAGAAAAACTCTATTTTCAGAATTGCCTCCCAAACTAAAGCGATTACCTCCACCGCAATTATGATACTTTGGGAAGAAGGAAAGTTTCGCCTTGATGATCCTATTTCGAAGTATATCCCTGAATTCAAGAATCCTCAGGTTCTTAATTCCTTCAGATATTCAGATACTACCTTTTCTACCCGACCTAGTAGTAGAGAGATTACCATCAGACATTTATTGACCCATACTTCTGGATTAGGCTATGGAATGATCGATGGAGATGAGCGCATGAAAATGATCTATCAAAAGGCAGGAGTAGTTGACCTTTTCACCACTGAAAAAATCACTATCGGGGAAAGTGTGAAACGACTTGCAAAACTTCCCCTTCACCATGAACCAGGAACCAAATACACCTACAGTGAAGGATTGGATGTATTGGGGTATTTGGTGGAGATCATTTCAGGAAAGCCCTTTGATGTATTCTTGAAGGAAAGAATCTTTGATCCATTGGGAATGAATGATACTCGATTTTATCTAAATGATAGCCAGGCTCCTCGATTGGTGACTGTGCATACCCGAAAAGATGGAAAGTGGAGTGCCTTTCCTGTGACTTTCTATGATCCGGCTTATCCAAAAACTGGGGCAAAGTCCTTCTTTTCAGGAGGGGCAGGCTTGTCAAGTACCACCGAGGACTACGCAAAGTTTCTTCAAATGTATCTCAATGGCGGTCAAGCCAACGGTAAGCGAATTCTCAGTTCTCATACCATTCATACGATGATGCAAAACCAGGTTGGTGATCTCTGGAATGCTGACCGCTATCATGGAATTGGATTTGGAGTGGTCACTGATCAAGGAGTGGCTACCGGTGGCATGGGAAGTAAAGGGACTTTTGACTGGGGAGGATATTTTAATACCCAATACTTTGCTGATCCTCAGACCGGACTTATTGGTCTGATTTTCAAACAAACCTCAGGTGCTGGAAATGGAGACGAGACAAGTTGGAAGTTTAGGCAAATGGTATTCACGCTTGTAGAATAGCTCCTTTTAAAATCAAAAGAATCGAATTATGTCATGAAAACAGCAATACTCATGTAAACCTTTAAAAACGTGGAAATTTGGTTTTTTTCTTTAGCAGGACTAGGTCTGGGAGCAGTAGTTTCTAGCCTGTATTGGATTGTGCAAAAGAAAAAGCAAGACCCGATTAGGTGTTCTATTACGGTAGACCATACCGGGGAAATAATTGAAGCGTCATCTGCGTTTAATAGATTTTTTGGTGGAAAAGAAAATGCCACTCGAACCAATTTCATTTTCGATTTTGTCCATCCACAGTGTAAAGAGAAGGTGGGATGGAATGGGGATTCGATCCAAAAAGCTTTACTTCCTAAAGAATCATTTTTTATTCGACTTTTGGACCAAAATGGGGACTACAAATGGATTAAAGCTCAAGGGATAACCTGTAAATCTATATCTGAGTCCATTTCTTTTTGTTACACCTTCCAAGTCGATTTAGATTGGATGGGTAAATTGAATGATTTAGAAAGTGAATTGTGGTTGAAGGATTACCTTCTTGACCAAATTCCAATGAATATCTATATCAAGAA
Above is a window of Algoriphagus sanaruensis DNA encoding:
- a CDS encoding serine hydrolase domain-containing protein; its protein translation is MNKSIRLLLIILLLGQGQTFSQVLTQAGNTPVPGINKDRVSRIDAMLEEAIAKEQVPGVVAMIVKDGKIIYHEAKGFADVESGKRMEKNSIFRIASQTKAITSTAIMILWEEGKFRLDDPISKYIPEFKNPQVLNSFRYSDTTFSTRPSSREITIRHLLTHTSGLGYGMIDGDERMKMIYQKAGVVDLFTTEKITIGESVKRLAKLPLHHEPGTKYTYSEGLDVLGYLVEIISGKPFDVFLKERIFDPLGMNDTRFYLNDSQAPRLVTVHTRKDGKWSAFPVTFYDPAYPKTGAKSFFSGGAGLSSTTEDYAKFLQMYLNGGQANGKRILSSHTIHTMMQNQVGDLWNADRYHGIGFGVVTDQGVATGGMGSKGTFDWGGYFNTQYFADPQTGLIGLIFKQTSGAGNGDETSWKFRQMVFTLVE
- a CDS encoding S1C family serine protease, translating into MNKRQFFLGVLLAALIGGVVALAGVSFLIKPQNAGTFDEKQQASFVNMLSGENFTIPDGINFVASAQIVTPAVVHVKSQVAFTPRSQRDPIQEFFGIPDPRGQQGPRGGDMPISSGSGVIISPDGYIVTNNHVIDGATKVDISLENNKRYEATVIGTDPTTDLALLKIEANNLPFVKFGDSDQTKIGEWVLAVGNPFDLNSTVTAGIISAKARNIGILRDVENNLQIESFLQTDAVVNPGNSGGALVNLAGELIGINTAIATRTGTFSGYSFAVPSTLVKKVMDDLMKYGAVQRGLLGVNIQTVSPELADILDKKFPVEQGVYIGGVNENSAGKEAGLKEGDIIIGVDGKVVNSVAMLQELVARKRPGDKVEVEYIREGKTSKVTATLKNFSGDTNIVKREVPKSYTFEGVQFEDLKEDQKEQLEISGGAVIKMNGNDTWRRAGARNGFIITSVIGDRGRAKINNSQELIDYLSDNSGQEIVVLGMFPDGTEYYFEIQLD